From the Salminus brasiliensis chromosome 15, fSalBra1.hap2, whole genome shotgun sequence genome, the window ACTGGTTTATACTATAGGAAAGAATCCGAAGTACTATGATATCAGAGCTATGATAATACTATATTAATAACACAACCCATTAATAGGCTAGACTTCCTCACAAACTAGGGGATTTACCATGTTATTGAGGTTACCAAAATACCCATTATTCCTGGCTGAAACATGCCTTACCTCACTAATCTAGTCCATAATTTGAACCTTTACATTTTCTGTGGTCTGCAGGTTCTCAAAAATTAAGCACAAATCACTAAGCACAGTTCTTACATGTTCTCAAACTGATCAAACCATAGAAAAAGAACACTTTCAATTTCAACTGCGAATAAAAgtatgaaaatgaaatgtatttaaaaaaaaatacaaatgggCCAATGCCCAAGTACAAAGTGAGTATACCTGTATTGATAGATATGGGTGTCAGGCAGATATCAGAAAGTTCTGGAACAAATCTAGCATTGAAAGGACATTGgtttaaaaagcaaaacaaaaaaatcatctGCTACTTGTCTGAGGACACGATAAGAGATATACTGTCTTGATTATCTTGAGTTTCTTGAGTAATACTTTATTTTCATTGAGAACATATGCTGAGATGGATTTCTCAGGAGTTAAAATTAAACTACTAACTATTAAACTACTTGACTTTACTAAATATAGTGGTCATGTTCCATCAGAAGGCCTCTAGTCATGGACGCAGCACCTAGCCGTCCTAAAAATTGATAGAATTCTGCATGAATGGCTAATTGCAGCCGCCTGCAGCCTACAGTTGTTGTTTAGAAAAAAACTTAATGCAGTTTTGTGTTCAGTAGAATTCCCCTGAATAATTagcctgacaaaaaaaaacctttcatCACTTCAGACCAATCAAAACAAGCCCTGACACATTTTTCTTTATCACAGTAAATGCAGGTGATGGAGTTAACTGTTCCTCATGTCATATCTCTACAATCTTCCCCATGAGaaataaattaaagtaaataatttgtaataatTAAGTAGCAAATACAAATtttgttctgtgtgttttattttgggAAAATGTGGCTACAGTAAAAAGGTCAGAGGAAAGCATAAAAGACAGAGAATATCTGACTGAGGTGCCTCTCAAAATTATGGTCGTCAACTGATTTCAAGCATGGTTTTCATTTCAAAACTAAGTTACTTACAGATCTCTACAAAAAATCGGACTGTGTTGATTGTCCAAGTGCACACATGCACTTTAATTCCatttcctttcttctctttaatCCAAACTCTTGTCACTCCAGGCTAGAGATTTCCTCTTAGCCAGCTCCATCCAAGATGGCTGACCTCTGTCTGACGATGACTGCTGATGGGACagtgatgatgctgctgctgctgctgaggaaGACGCAGGCTCAGGTTTGGCGGTAGGCACTAATGTAAGACAACCACACAGTCAAATGTTAATATTAACACATCaattacagaaaaaaacattgatgatcattactgttgtttttctacagtcattctTTTACAGTCTTTATACTAGTTTGTTCATATTCCTAAaccctttctttattttctctctcttccccatATGCTGAGCTGCATGAGTCAATTtgtggttgggtgctggtgcctgtCTACCCTCTGGATCAGTCTTGTTCCACTAAATAAATCCCCCCAATTTCTTTcctagctgtttttttttctccactaccctcctgcccgctgtgaGACTGCCCAGCTCCGGATCCTCGCATTGCTTCATTCTTGCCTCAGTGCATAGCTGTGGatatgactgtttacctgcatggacttctgTATTTTACGTTTTCATAATTTATGACTTGATTTCACATTTGCCATAGCacaaaaaatgtgttttcagtttttgttcttgttgttctgttatttgttctgctatccggtgtcgaccacaGTAGCATTAGTTCCCCTTTTAAGTCTTAAGGAGCAAGAGGGGTTCCTTCCTCCTTCCTCTCAATCTTCCTCTCAGGGAGTTTACCCTTGCCACTGCCTTAGCTTGCTCAAAGGAGGCttggacccagatctctgtaaggCTGCTTTTTGATATTTGTTgtgaaaaacactatataaataaaactgaattgaatGTTTCAAGTAATGTGTTACTGTTACATTATATTGAGTTCCAACAACTGATATATAAAAGCCACATAAAAACATAGTgatcaaatattaaacatattaaacatCCACCAAAGCTTGGATGAAAAGCACAAAACAGAAATAAGATAAATCACTGCTTACAAACCACTGATCAGACCTAAATTGCATCTGCATtgtaagaaaagaaagaaaaaaactttttatgGTAAAAAACAAAGTAGGTAAACTGTGAAATAAATACTCTGAACAATAAATATGGTTAATgcaaagcatttatttatttatttgagtttaatAAACtcaaaaactctttttttatgttCAACCGACCAACCACTTATTACAGAGTGAGATCTTTCCGGGCATGGGCCTAAAGAACAGCCGGCTACACACCAAAACTAACCACATCAGGGGAAGTTAAGCAGGGAGAGATAAGTGAATCAAGCTCCTCTACCCCTGTTGGTGGTGCTGTAGACCCAGTTCACTCACTAAAAACATTATCCAGCCTTTTATGTGGAGACGCAGTAAAGAAGGTGCGATTCACTTTACTGCTTAGCGCTATTGCCTTTACAGTGTACAGGATGACAGTGTTCATGGCTAGTTGAACGTCACACCCACCAAACCCAGATTCATCCAGTCATTCAGACTGCCAGATGGTAAGGATGATTCATCACACCAGGGAATGCGTTTCCACTCCTCCAATGACAATGACAGTGCATTTTACGTTACTCCAGAGGACACTGCCATTATGCATGGAGATCCTAGGTTTGTGTACAGCTGCTCGGCCGAGGAAACCCAATCCTTGGGGTTAAAGATGAACAGTTCTTGTGTGCTGACGTTCATTTCAGCAGCGGTCTGGAACTCTTTACACTTAATAAGTGTTCATAATCAAGGGCAGATTATCTCCATGGACTGGGCAGATGTAGCAGGAGAGAAATTTGATGAACTGCCTGGGTAGGTGGGTCTTATAATAGTCCATGTCGAAGGTCAGTATGACCCATTCTACTGCCAGTGTTGTGGCAGTGGGTGTGGTTGGAATAGCTAAACCAAATAATTAGAATggatgtccacatacttttgacacagatgtgcaaatgcaagcTTTTGCCATCATGCTCTAATGCCAAGAATGCGCTAtggaggtataaagcccctccaacattgagctgtggagcagtagatctgtgtgctctggaatgatggtacaccagtacttttgggacttatggcttattttatattttatgtttatttttacactgtttCAGCAAAAAAATGGACATGCAACAATAAATAGCAAACACATATTTTCTAACCATGTCTGTAAAATTAGCAGAACAGTGTATATTTAGGTTGTATTCTGCAGAGGATTTGTGCTTACAGTTTTTGAAAAAATCAACGAAACATCTAGTAATCTAGTAATTTGACCAGGGACACCTTAACCTTTGCTTACAACTGCAGATAAGGGGTTTATCATATACAAAATAAGCAACTACTACTGTCAGATACACCCCTGGACCACTCACAGGTTCTGTAACAGAATTATGGAGAAAATATTATTGTAATCTGTTTCAGGGACAGATTTGTTCACTTTACAGACACATACAGGTCACTTACATTAACAAATGTGAACTGTGCAGATGGGCAAATCCGATCTGAGCAAAAAATTGACTGATTAATCAGAGTGGTAATTTGAAGGTAGCCATAGTCTCACAATTGTCTAAGTCTCAACATGATTTTGTCTCTGCCCTTGTATTTCTCCATGTCTACAGTGGTACCACTCAGGAGCCCTTCATATAATATTTAGTCTTTTATTTAATCAGAAATTTGAGATCAACAGTCAATAATGTTACTGTGAAACAGGTTCATACCTACGGCTGGAGTCCTCCTGAGGACATCAGGATCAGTCTGCATGTTACTCTTGACTGCAGGTTTCGGTGGTccctgtaatatatatatatatatatatgatatatgataatataaatatatatgaattttGTCaacatattgtcgctgtccaatgaaaaacgtgtcttaaaaatggtgactttacaggagaaggcaaaaatgtgctTAACTTGTAGAATGAAAGTCAGTGTTAAATAAGAGTTCATtacaagtaatttagagcatttctattggtctgttcattcaGACCAAaaacatacatgtttttcattggacagcagtgataaaGAGTTCATAGTTGGTTGGTAAAAGCAGAGTtcttattataaatataaatgataaatgataaatatcatttataataaataaaatttgtaTTTTGGTGTTTCAATTTACTTTCCTAAAATGCcttaaacaacataaaaaactaTTCATTCTATatttttacatcaactgtatgcagtctaataataaaaaagtaggGTTAAAAAATTCAGAGCCTTGAAATTCAGAGCCCCGATTTGAAGCCAGTTATAAAGTTATttccattaaacagacatttaatggaactttttCTTAAAAATCCGGTATCGTTATAGGAATCAGAAAGGAGAAAGTGGTCTTGTGCAACAACTGGCCAAGACATAGAGTAGTGACAACTAACCAATTCAGGAAATCAcacataaaaatgtaattattaactAATGCATCATATCTATCGTCTGTACCCAAACAAGATATAGGATTTTTTACCTTAGCATCCACAAGTTCAGCTCCATTTGTGGTTTGGCTCCCATTGCCCTTTTCTCCTCCTTGGTTGGACAGCGCCCGTTTTTCCATCAGTGCCCTAGGAGCGGGTTTAGGCGGAGTTTGCTGTGATGATAAGTTGTCTGGCTGTAGCTCGGTGCTGAAGCATGTTCTAAGCTGGGACTTGGTGGTGGTCCGTAAGGGTGGTCTTGGCTGTGGGGTTGGTTTTGGTGGTTGTTGAACAGAGGACGGAAATGCTGTAGATAAAGGTGTAGAATTTTGTGGTGGCTGGTCTGGCTGTGTGGATGGTTTAGAAGAGGAAGGCTGGTGGGCTCTAGTCTTCTCCCGAGCAAGGCTCATCCACGCTGGTTCTGATACGCTGCTTGTGTCTCTGTCTGAGCCTGGCAAAGAggatattgtgtatcacgatataACAAAATtaatcacgatacaataaaatattgtcatattgcccagccctggTGGACAGTTATGAAGTACATTCACAGAACTTCACCCAATATTTTGTCTGGCCCTGTTGGGGTTAGCTTGGGGTCAGCTCAGGTATCATAAGTGCACCTTTCATTAAACTCCCCTCCTAAATACAGATTAGCAACTGTGTCTAGGCAGGGGACACTCCATCAAGTTCAAAGAAATGAACAATATGCCAAAAACACGGTGTGAGGTATTGTTAAACAGATGACTGAAGATTTACCCATTTCCTGAGTatgaaaaaattaataaattagaggctcagagtggctcagtggtctaatgcgcttTCACTATGATCTTCCCCTATGGGAGTCACGAGTTTAAATCCTGAgacatgctgctttgccatcagcgatCAAAGTCTGAGAGTGCATAATGGCCCGTGCTCTCTCCAAATGGGTGGTTGGCACTCTGTCCCCTCATCACTTTGCCGGCATAGGCAACTGTtagctgttgttgttgtagttgtgGAAGAGCTGGGGACTGGGCACCTTTCTCTGAGCGTGTCACATCAGCAGCAATTTAAAAAGAAAGGGGttgctggctttgcatgtatcggagatgtgttaagtccttaccctgctagtgtcgggagcattgctaatgctTAGGGGGCATGTAAAGGTAtgagttaattggcagtaccaaattggggagaaaattgatACATTACACAAAATGTTTTTGTATACACTGCATGTGACTGTCAGGTTCTGGTGTAAAAGCCATAAGACTACTTTAACAGCATTATGGGCATTATATCAATGTAATGTCAATATTTATTGGTGTAATAATCAGTAAAATTACGGCTAAATATGAAAAGCAGTATCACTGTATACTGGCACAGACCTTATATCATCCAGCACTACCTGAGCTATGTGCCATTCTCAAGAATGTTGGAAGCAACTCAACTTGTACAGACAAGCATTTCTTTGACTGATGCAAATGAGGCTACTCTCGCACAGTGTGAGATCATTAGTGAGGTAATTCCACAGTTACCTCTATCTACAGCTGGGTCTTGTTGTAGGTCAGAGTTCTGCGGTGTGAGATTCGCAACATTagcttttttctctttactgACTTCTTCTGCATCTTTGGGAAATGGTTCCTTTCCAGTATGGTCTTCAGTAACTGCCAGCAAGTGATGAGCTTCCAGACTATGCCGCTTTGCCTTGTCTTCGGATTTAGCCACATCAGAGCGATACTTAAGAGACAAAGAGGTGGTTCGGAGCTTAACCCCGAAAAGACCTCTCTTCTCCTTAGATTCCTCTGCTTTCTCACTCTTCTCTAAAACAGTGGTCTGGGACAGTCCTTCACACTTCTCAGCCTTGCTTCCCACTACTGTCTTGGAGACATTCTGGGGTATTACGTCCCTCCGCAAACTGCTTCTTTTATCCTGAGTCACGAGGACACTTTTGTAAACCTCGTTGGTTTTTGCATCCTCCACTTTTTCCACTGGTAGTTCCACATTCTGGCAGTAAGACGGCCCCCTCAGTGCGAGTGCATCAGCAGGGCTCTCTTCATCCTGCTTAGGCACATTCTCGatagatattgtcttggaacgATATTTTGCAGATGCAATGGAAAAGCGAAATGAACTGGGTCTCTGTGATTTATCACCTTCTCTTGAGGATCCATCCAGGCCTTCGGAGGGGTCCTTCGGAGGAGTCTCAGGATGATCAGTCTCCTTTTCAACCTCTGTAGCTGCTGGATTAGATGTTTTTAGGGACATGCTATTTTTGCTGTCCACAATGGACCTTTTGGTCCGTGGTGCGGGTACAGGATGGGATCTATCTGAAGGTCCTACATTCTTTTTCAGCATCTCTGTTTGATCTATAGTATGAATTGCCACACTCTCAcctgttttctcttcagtcaCAGTGCAAGCAGTCACTATGTTCAAAACTGGACAAGTGGCTTGAGGTTCCAAACTGGCAGTAGGCTGATGCCCTTCGTTAGTGTCAACTGCAGTCTCTTGTGTGTGCTGTATATTAGCAGGTTCTTTTCTCAGATCTTCTCCTAAATGGTCAGGTTGAAATGTTTCACCAGACTTTGGCACCTTATTATCTCTGCTTAGTGGACCCACATCCAATTGTGTGATTTCTTGCTGATCTTGCAGGGTTCCAATAGAAGGAGCTGAGACAGGTACTGGAGAGGATGGCTCCTGCTCTGGATTAATAACTTGAGAGGAGTAGGACTGGTGGTGGACACACTCTGCAGATGTTATAATTTCTGGTGCTTCCTCCTTCTCTGAAAGAGGCTGGTCCAGATTGTTCATGCTCTTAGATCGAGGACGGTACACATCCTGAGGCAGAGATTAAAGAACGTATGAGCACCTTTGTCCATTTTTTATGACAATAAAAGAAATTACAATAATCTAATTTCCAAACCTTACCGGCTGTTTCTTTCCCTTGGTGCTAGCTCGCTGATTCCTGGGCTTCACGGACATGCGGTGACGAGCAGCTGAGTTGTCTAGGCAGGTGACATGATGAGCAGGGCCACTAAAATCCGCTCCAGCAGTGGGTGAGAGCAGATCTGTAGGCGTTGAGATGCCTGCCTGAGTACTCAATCGTGAGACTGGAGAGAGAGGCCTGGATGGGGGTTGTGAGGAACCACCCTGAGAGTCAAGAAAATGTGTCTAGGTGAATTTGGTTGAGGAGGCCATGTACGTTTTACCACACTTCCTAAAGACTAGTATGACGTATTGAGACTGATATTATACACGGAATGTGGCATTACCTGGTCTTCCTCTTCACTGCCAGTTCCTGATAAGCTTAACAAACTAAGATGCTTTTTTGCCTCAGGATGCTGTGAAGGACAGAATGACAGCGAGATGGATGGGGTGATGGAAGGTGATCAAACTTCCAAACAGTAAAGTTTAGCATGTATTAAGCTACTTTGTATGGTATTTGTTCAGCATTGATCAGTAGCAATCGCTTTATAAGACGTTCCTTCCGAGGCTACCTCTTGGAAGGACATTTCAGGAGGACTGCATGGCAGGCCGTCATCTTCAGACGTTGTTCCAGAGTCTTCAATGCGTTTTCCAGGGATCAGTAAAGGAGGAGGGCCCAGTCGCATGTTCTGTTGCTGAAGCTTCACCTGTCCAGTGTTGAAagcaattatttttattatgactTTTATTTAATGACCAGGgataataaacattaattaacATTTTAGTTTCTGTGTCAATGTAAATATGCTCTGGGTATTATAGACTGGTTTGCTTTAATCCACGTCTtgaatttatatttaaaaaattggTATTTAGCGCTCCCTCTTAGTTCAACCGGTAAACTATTCCAGTATTGGTGTGGCACTAACTAAGCAGACTGTTTGCCCAAACTTACTATGCCTATATTGTACAACACAATCCCCTCAGGTAGTTGCTGTTGTTGCCCTACCGCTACTACTACTAGTCTTCTGTAGTATCAACTGCCCAGTGCAAGGGGAGCAAGCCCATGTAAAAGCTTAACAATGAGACAAGCATCTGTGAAACATTTAAAACTGATCTTACTACATGACTAGATTGTGAT encodes:
- the cracdlb gene encoding uncharacterized protein cracdlb, which encodes MESSHGEMDGNTEELTGRKKSRFKFLKTRLFGRLRKKETEGQMKQSKSTSDVTAQGGKRGEEESEDDCRYPQGTLSSRALSHDSIFLADQPPSNTEPARVLSQENVHSKIKALQVKLQQQNMRLGPPPLLIPGKRIEDSGTTSEDDGLPCSPPEMSFQEHPEAKKHLSLLSLSGTGSEEEDQGGSSQPPSRPLSPVSRLSTQAGISTPTDLLSPTAGADFSGPAHHVTCLDNSAARHRMSVKPRNQRASTKGKKQPDVYRPRSKSMNNLDQPLSEKEEAPEIITSAECVHHQSYSSQVINPEQEPSSPVPVSAPSIGTLQDQQEITQLDVGPLSRDNKVPKSGETFQPDHLGEDLRKEPANIQHTQETAVDTNEGHQPTASLEPQATCPVLNIVTACTVTEEKTGESVAIHTIDQTEMLKKNVGPSDRSHPVPAPRTKRSIVDSKNSMSLKTSNPAATEVEKETDHPETPPKDPSEGLDGSSREGDKSQRPSSFRFSIASAKYRSKTISIENVPKQDEESPADALALRGPSYCQNVELPVEKVEDAKTNEVYKSVLVTQDKRSSLRRDVIPQNVSKTVVGSKAEKCEGLSQTTVLEKSEKAEESKEKRGLFGVKLRTTSLSLKYRSDVAKSEDKAKRHSLEAHHLLAVTEDHTGKEPFPKDAEEVSKEKKANVANLTPQNSDLQQDPAVDRGSDRDTSSVSEPAWMSLAREKTRAHQPSSSKPSTQPDQPPQNSTPLSTAFPSSVQQPPKPTPQPRPPLRTTTKSQLRTCFSTELQPDNLSSQQTPPKPAPRALMEKRALSNQGGEKGNGSQTTNGAELVDAKGPPKPAVKSNMQTDPDVLRRTPAVVPTAKPEPASSSAAAAASSLSHQQSSSDRGQPSWMELAKRKSLAWSDKSLD